The DNA sequence GCAATCTACAACAATGAAGCTAATAGATTCGAAACCCGAGCTCGAAAATCCATGGTAAACAAAACCCACTTCTTGAAATTCTCTATAAAATGCTAAAAATATAGTTATTGAATTTCCCCAAAATGTTTGCAGGAGAGATTTGACGACGCCAGAAGTGAATTCACAGCTCCAACGCATAGCAGGAGGCTCTCTGCTTCTCTCGAATCCACTGTGACAGCCAACATTGATGAAAGCCCCAAGATTGTGGAGGTAGATACAGGCAGACCCAAATCCAGGTCTCGAAGAACAAACACTTCCATGTCCGATTTCGGTGACGACCCAAATTATCAAGCACTTTCTTCTCCTCTTCCATGTCGAATCCCCTCGCGGATATCAGTCCCGGATTGCCGGAACTTCCAGGACTCTGACTGGGGACTTACCGGCGAAGAATGCCGGTTCTCCACCGCCCAGAGCACGCCGCGGTTCATGAACTCCTGCAGCGGCGGGTCTAATGCACCGTTGACCCCAGCAAAGAGTGTTTGTGCAGATAACTTCTTCAGGAGTTATGGTAATTTTCCAAATTACATGGCTAACACTAAGTCTTTCAAGGCCAAATTGAGATCTCACTCTGCCCCTAAGCAGAGGCCTGAAGCGGGACCCAAAAGGAGACTCTCTCTGAATGAAATGATGGAGTCAAGGAATAGTCTAAGTGGGGTTAGGATGCAGAGGTCATGTTCACAAGCTCAGGAAGCCATTAATTTCAAGAATGCTGTGATGGGCAAGATTGATAGGTCCTCCAGGATTTTGTAGTAGCGAATCAGAAAGGAACTACTAGCAGAAGAAAATGGTGATGAATAGGATTTTAGATGAATTCAAGTTGGCAGCATTTCCAATTTGCTTTCTTgttcaaaaacaagaaaaacagaATAGAGGATAACAGAAAGAACACAGGGTGTGTGATTTAGAATGTAGATTCAAAAAGTTTAATGTTTGAATAATTCCATCCTTTTGTGATTCTGATTCTATGTGTGTTTCTCTGGTGCGATGGAATTGTTCTTTTATTAATGGTGTTATTAATTGTATAATAATTggaattacatatatattttatgaagtcccaaaaagaacaaaatgtaCAACTTTTTACTCTCTGTCAATTCCAAATTGGATGAAATATTTGAGAAATGAAAGCCATCCCATCGATttgatatgtgtatatatttatgttgaggtaaaaaatgaaagaattgtATTTGCATGGTTTTGaaaaaatagtggaaaataTTTGAAGTGTTCCCGCTTTTGAGAAGGTATAATTATGATATGTCGGGGTAATTTGACACTTGattgatattgttttgtttGATTGTGAAAAGTGACCCCACTTTCTTTTATAAATTGAGCTACAGACAGTCTAGAGTCGGCTGGAGAGTCCCTTTCACTCCATGTCCTCATTTGTCTCTACTCTCTTACTCTGTGTTTTGGAAAGATTTGTACAGCAAAATTCATAAGCAAAGCagtaaattattgttattattaccaaaaaagcaGTAAatcattttgttattattattttatttttgggttagtGAAAAACTTTCTTAATCAATTGAAGAATTTGCTGTTTCCAAAGCTATGAATCATGTGTTTAATATTAGATCTGTTTTTAAAATGTTAGTTTACGAGGAAGGAAGGGAAAACAAATCAATATTTGAAACTTTTCTGAGCCAATCATTATCATAAATCATTATTCTTAGATGCAGCAGATATTAGGTACTGTCAAATATTTAGTATTTTGCAATGTACGAGGAGACTTGAAAATTCCCaaggaaaaactaaaaaaaaatatgagagaAGAACGAGAAAGATGGACAATTAGCCAATTATGATTAGCTTTTGATTTGACACAATGATTAATTGATTTGAAAGGTAATCTTTTCATTCTTGTGACGTTTTTGCTACTTTACTACTAAAAGAGAACTTTGTTAAgaggaatattttaaataagatatttacttgctttttttaaagaagaaaaaaagatatttacgGTAGAAATTTACTTCTTCGATTACTTTTGTTGGGCATAAATTTTCTTGTCCATGTTTCTAGCATGTCCTGTCAACATCATTTAAAAGAATGCTCAAGAACCCTTTGACTAAAAGTTCTAATAATTAATTGTTCAAAAGTAGACACTAGACAGGACTTagacaaacaaataaaacaatatcataTCAATTGATATGGTTCACAATGTTCGGGTTGCTcctaaaaactaataataagatttttttttatggtaaaaaaaaaaggaaaaaaaaaaaaactaataataatatggtACTTAACAAGGAAGCTACTTTCAAAAAGTAGATAACATGCAGTTGAAAACTTTTATATTCCCTCCCAAACGGTAACATGTTTTGTCAAAATGATACCATGGAATTTCCACAATTTCAAGTATTATTTTCTTGCTTCAGATTGCATGTATTCTGCTTTCTTCAAATCTGTAATAATTGGTAAGAAATATTCCAATATTTCAGAATCTTTGGTACTATGaatcatatctttttttattttttatttttcgtttttttcccTCTTATAAATGAAAGTTGGAACAGCTAAAAGATTGCGCATCTTTAACacaatatgaaaaattttaaagaatctcagcaaaccaaaaaaaaaaaaaaaaaagagaaagaaagaaagaagaagaagaagatgaaactTTAAAGAAATTCTAGTGAGTTGGGTTATAAAGCGAGATAGCCCCTAGACTTAATAGCAGGCATgctgtattttttaaattttgtttgatgGCATGCATTATGTGTTTTGAAATTTAGAGAATTTGTGTTACTTATTTATGCGCtccttattttacattttttttttctaatctagctttttttaaaaaagaataattatttcaaaactcatacttcttttaaaatcaatgatatATGTGACGAGTAGTGTCGAAGGATGCGAAAAGCATTAGCAAATTACCTATTGTCCAATTTATTGTCGTTAGGATGTGGATTAGtagatgattcaaatataatg is a window from the Ziziphus jujuba cultivar Dongzao chromosome 11, ASM3175591v1 genome containing:
- the LOC107432812 gene encoding protein IQ-domain 26; its protein translation is MGKATRWLKGLFGMKKDKENRAANSNSGDRRDKKACNSDLLCHNPATIPPNLSAAEAAWLRSYYTETEKEQNKHAIAVAAATAAAADAAVAAAQAAVAVVRLTSHGRGTMFGGSHERWAAVKIQTVFRGYLARKALRALKGLVKLQALVRGYLVRKQATATLHSMQALIRAQATVRSQKNRAIYNNEANRFETRARKSMERFDDARSEFTAPTHSRRLSASLESTVTANIDESPKIVEVDTGRPKSRSRRTNTSMSDFGDDPNYQALSSPLPCRIPSRISVPDCRNFQDSDWGLTGEECRFSTAQSTPRFMNSCSGGSNAPLTPAKSVCADNFFRSYGNFPNYMANTKSFKAKLRSHSAPKQRPEAGPKRRLSLNEMMESRNSLSGVRMQRSCSQAQEAINFKNAVMGKIDRSSRIL